A single window of Syntrophotalea acetylenica DNA harbors:
- a CDS encoding glutamate synthase-related protein encodes MKVAGLPGLLDSNDERDACAIIGFFKKHGHPTHGNLQRTIDALIKMGHRAGGVGGEGDGCGVLTDIPRLLWREVLAGADYVPELADAPGFAVGHLLLPAALSKVDREDLQKRIIDMFTARGCRMLLHRPLPVRSEILSASARASEPVLWQLALTVPDATDGPPLLYRLHVELEDALPVQVASLSQRTAVYKMLGAPELLARYYPDLKRRDFLSAVTIGHSRFSTNTLPTVLRAQPFSLLGHNGEINTIERLREEARLLGIALPAGGSDSQDLNRLLEGLMQGQGLTLFEAMEMVLPPIFSEMQRLPQDQRALYGFFRRFFPASAQGPAAVIARSGDQVVCSVDAMGLRPLWFGETEREYFASSEVGVVPQEEILSDPKPLAPGEKVGLAIPLLQAVEVFNHQRLRQRVLSTYKKRTPLSSQARMVTPGRALPDRNVAVAAVFTRSRKLLRDNLLSAYAWKSSDLRNLGEMAATGRDPIASLGYDGPLAALATSRQNLADYLKEQVAVVTNPAIDREREAEHFSTRVFIGGCPTLHGRRRKAVELMMPLLPGGRRLGPANVDDEVAVAHGSTTLERLLGHFSGGKHRFRRLSCALQRRETVPDALARLAEEAASAVAGGAVLLLLDDSQCFSPGSGFLDPLLVLAWLQDHLIARLDEHGECLRRSCSLVLRSGALRNLHDLICALGAGADALCPYLMWELADQQQDGMGHLLDVLGKGLEKVMSTMGIHEIGGYGRHFAAIGLAPEIADILGVASFCGSDRGGLTLAAMGGDGQQRSAVARSRQQQPVVELFRLYPRIWKTVAAVAKMEENYDELSRLIRKFKEEHPLAIRHLLDFDITGDLSVDPREVDASIDGHDLPIIFSAMSFGSQGETAFRIYAEAAKRLNIVCMNGEGGEIPDMLGKYRHNRGQQLASGRFGVHMNLLNSADILEIKVGQGAKPGEGGHLPGFKVTDKIAAARNAAPGVTLISPSNNHDIYSIEDLAQIIEELRTANPRARISVKVPAVAGIGTIAMGIAKAGADIITISGYDGGTGAARQHAIKFVGMPAEIGVREAHRALAESGLRHKVEIWADGGMHSGRDVVKMILLGANRVGFGTLPMVVIGCTACRSCHLGTCHVGIATQIESIEEAEAKGLKRFVPRVLENGIIYETTFFRALGEEIRNLTARLGFHRTQDMVGKAELLQQQRGHERLDLTDLLAPVPLGSMPRSSADVRIIRKPLNYLTSLISSLVTEAFDGPESRIRYEDHGASSSDRAIGTYLAGAMNRDRSEKGAAAEKQVLLHFRRNAIPGNGLAAFNIPRINLRIEGSAQDGVGKGACGGKIVILKGENRHGQRVGGAVGKGLAYGAQGGLFLIQGDADSRACVRLSGAEVVIGGRLRAPLDDSGGNLAGQANIKGFAFEYMTAGRAVVLGDPGPWMCSGMTGGVVYCHLDEAMGMTRESLKWRLARGAQVDLYDLAADDVEALRRMLGAYHRELLYSHQVEEAEWVAELAEHCSQRFVRIAPAGAVAVPPVSTE; translated from the coding sequence ATGAAAGTAGCCGGTCTTCCGGGCCTTCTGGACAGCAACGACGAACGGGATGCCTGCGCCATTATCGGGTTTTTCAAAAAGCACGGGCACCCGACCCACGGCAATCTGCAGCGGACCATCGATGCGCTGATCAAAATGGGGCATCGCGCCGGTGGCGTCGGCGGGGAAGGGGACGGTTGCGGTGTCCTCACCGATATCCCCCGGCTTCTGTGGCGTGAAGTTCTGGCCGGCGCCGATTATGTCCCGGAATTGGCCGATGCGCCCGGTTTCGCCGTCGGGCATCTGCTGCTCCCCGCCGCTCTTTCAAAAGTTGATCGGGAGGATCTGCAGAAGCGGATCATCGACATGTTTACCGCACGCGGTTGCCGGATGTTGTTGCACCGCCCGTTGCCGGTGCGCAGCGAGATCCTGTCGGCCAGCGCCCGGGCCAGCGAGCCGGTGCTCTGGCAGTTGGCATTGACGGTTCCCGATGCGACGGACGGGCCGCCCCTGCTGTACCGGTTGCATGTGGAGCTTGAGGACGCGTTGCCGGTGCAGGTAGCCTCTCTGTCTCAGCGCACCGCGGTTTACAAAATGCTCGGCGCTCCGGAATTGCTGGCGCGTTACTATCCCGATCTCAAGCGGCGCGATTTTCTGTCAGCCGTGACCATCGGCCATAGCCGGTTTTCCACCAACACCCTTCCCACCGTTTTGCGGGCCCAGCCGTTTAGCCTGCTCGGACACAATGGCGAGATCAATACCATCGAACGGTTGCGGGAAGAGGCCCGTTTGCTCGGCATCGCCCTGCCTGCCGGGGGCAGCGACTCTCAGGACCTCAACCGGCTTCTGGAAGGGTTAATGCAGGGTCAGGGCCTGACCCTGTTCGAAGCCATGGAAATGGTGCTCCCGCCTATTTTCAGTGAAATGCAGCGACTGCCGCAGGATCAGCGGGCGCTTTACGGGTTTTTCCGGAGGTTTTTCCCCGCCAGTGCTCAGGGTCCGGCGGCGGTCATTGCCCGATCCGGTGATCAGGTGGTCTGCAGTGTTGACGCCATGGGGTTGCGGCCCCTCTGGTTCGGCGAGACCGAGCGGGAATACTTTGCTTCCTCGGAAGTCGGCGTGGTTCCCCAGGAAGAGATTCTGTCCGATCCCAAACCCCTCGCGCCGGGAGAAAAGGTCGGCCTGGCCATCCCCCTGCTCCAGGCGGTTGAAGTATTCAATCATCAGCGGCTGCGCCAGCGGGTTTTGAGTACCTATAAAAAGCGCACCCCCCTGTCTTCTCAGGCGCGTATGGTGACGCCGGGGCGCGCGCTGCCGGATCGCAACGTCGCCGTGGCTGCGGTGTTTACGCGCAGTCGTAAACTGTTGCGCGACAACCTGTTGTCGGCCTACGCCTGGAAATCGAGCGATCTGCGCAATCTCGGGGAGATGGCCGCTACCGGCCGGGATCCCATCGCCTCTCTCGGTTATGACGGCCCGCTGGCGGCCCTGGCGACCTCCCGGCAGAATCTGGCCGATTATCTCAAGGAACAGGTCGCGGTGGTCACCAACCCCGCTATCGACCGGGAACGGGAGGCGGAACATTTTTCCACCCGGGTGTTTATCGGAGGCTGTCCGACCCTGCATGGGCGCAGGCGCAAGGCCGTCGAACTGATGATGCCGCTGCTCCCCGGCGGACGGCGCCTTGGGCCCGCCAACGTCGATGACGAGGTCGCGGTTGCCCACGGAAGCACTACCCTGGAGCGACTGCTCGGTCATTTCAGTGGAGGCAAGCATCGTTTCCGCCGCCTTTCCTGTGCTCTGCAACGCCGGGAAACGGTTCCCGATGCGCTGGCAAGGCTCGCGGAAGAAGCGGCCTCGGCCGTTGCGGGCGGCGCGGTTCTGTTATTGCTCGACGACAGCCAGTGTTTCAGTCCCGGTTCCGGTTTTCTCGATCCGTTGCTGGTTCTGGCATGGTTGCAGGACCACCTTATAGCACGGCTCGACGAACATGGGGAATGCCTGCGCCGCAGCTGTTCGCTGGTATTGCGGTCGGGAGCCCTGCGCAATCTGCACGACCTCATCTGTGCGCTCGGCGCCGGGGCGGACGCCCTCTGCCCTTACCTCATGTGGGAGTTGGCCGACCAACAGCAGGACGGCATGGGGCATCTGCTCGACGTGCTGGGCAAGGGTCTGGAAAAGGTTATGTCGACCATGGGCATCCATGAAATCGGCGGCTACGGACGGCATTTTGCGGCCATCGGGCTGGCGCCGGAGATCGCCGATATCCTTGGTGTGGCCAGTTTCTGCGGCAGCGATCGGGGCGGGCTTACCCTCGCGGCGATGGGTGGCGACGGGCAGCAGCGCAGCGCTGTGGCCCGTAGCCGTCAACAGCAGCCGGTGGTGGAACTGTTCCGCCTCTACCCCCGCATCTGGAAGACCGTGGCCGCGGTGGCCAAAATGGAAGAGAACTACGATGAACTGTCGCGACTGATCCGTAAATTCAAGGAAGAGCACCCCCTGGCCATCCGTCATCTTCTCGATTTCGATATTACGGGGGACCTGAGCGTCGATCCCAGGGAAGTCGATGCATCGATTGACGGGCACGATCTGCCCATCATCTTTTCGGCGATGAGCTTCGGTTCCCAGGGCGAGACGGCCTTTCGCATTTATGCCGAAGCGGCCAAACGTCTCAATATCGTCTGTATGAACGGCGAGGGGGGCGAGATCCCCGACATGCTCGGAAAATATCGGCACAACCGCGGGCAGCAGCTGGCTTCGGGACGCTTTGGTGTGCATATGAACCTGCTCAATTCCGCCGATATTCTTGAAATAAAGGTCGGCCAGGGCGCCAAACCCGGCGAGGGCGGCCACCTTCCCGGGTTCAAGGTGACGGACAAGATTGCCGCGGCGCGCAATGCCGCTCCCGGCGTGACACTTATCTCGCCGTCCAACAACCACGATATCTATTCTATTGAGGATCTGGCCCAGATCATCGAGGAACTGCGCACCGCCAATCCTCGCGCCCGCATTTCGGTCAAGGTGCCGGCGGTCGCCGGCATCGGCACCATTGCCATGGGCATCGCCAAGGCCGGTGCCGATATCATCACCATCAGTGGCTATGATGGTGGTACCGGAGCGGCGCGCCAGCATGCCATCAAGTTTGTCGGCATGCCTGCCGAAATCGGGGTGCGCGAGGCCCACCGCGCCCTCGCCGAATCGGGGCTGCGCCACAAGGTAGAGATCTGGGCGGACGGCGGCATGCACAGCGGCCGCGATGTTGTAAAAATGATCCTGCTGGGAGCCAACCGGGTTGGCTTCGGCACGTTGCCCATGGTGGTGATAGGCTGCACCGCATGCCGCAGTTGCCATCTTGGAACCTGCCACGTCGGCATCGCTACTCAGATCGAAAGCATCGAAGAGGCGGAGGCCAAAGGTCTCAAGCGTTTCGTGCCCCGGGTTCTGGAAAACGGCATCATATACGAAACCACCTTTTTTCGCGCTCTTGGCGAGGAGATCCGCAACCTGACGGCGCGCCTCGGCTTTCACCGCACCCAGGACATGGTCGGCAAGGCCGAACTGCTGCAGCAGCAGCGCGGTCACGAGCGTCTCGATCTGACCGATCTGCTCGCGCCTGTGCCGTTGGGCAGCATGCCACGCTCCTCGGCCGATGTGCGCATTATTCGCAAACCGCTGAACTATTTGACTTCGCTGATTTCAAGCCTGGTCACGGAGGCATTTGATGGTCCCGAGAGCCGGATCCGATACGAGGACCACGGCGCTTCGAGCAGTGACCGTGCCATCGGTACCTATCTGGCTGGTGCCATGAACCGCGATCGGTCGGAAAAGGGCGCCGCCGCGGAAAAGCAGGTGCTGCTGCACTTCCGGCGCAATGCCATCCCCGGTAACGGCCTGGCCGCCTTCAACATCCCGCGCATCAACCTGCGCATTGAAGGCAGCGCCCAGGACGGCGTTGGCAAGGGCGCCTGCGGCGGCAAGATCGTCATCCTCAAGGGCGAAAACCGGCATGGCCAGAGGGTCGGCGGCGCGGTTGGCAAGGGCTTGGCCTATGGCGCTCAGGGGGGGCTGTTCCTGATCCAGGGGGATGCCGACAGCCGTGCCTGCGTGCGCCTGTCCGGCGCGGAGGTGGTCATCGGCGGCCGGCTGCGCGCCCCTCTTGACGACAGCGGCGGCAATCTGGCCGGGCAGGCCAACATCAAGGGCTTTGCCTTTGAATACATGACGGCCGGGCGTGCGGTGGTCCTCGGCGACCCCGGTCCATGGATGTGTTCCGGCATGACCGGCGGGGTTGTTTACTGTCACCTCGACGAGGCCATGGGCATGACGCGGGAGTCTCTCAAGTGGCGGTTGGCCCGTGGGGCGCAGGTTGATCTTTACGATCTGGCGGCGGATGACGTGGAAGCGTTGCGTCGCATGCTTGGTGCCTACCATCGCGAACTGTTGTATTCCCATCAGGTCGAAGAGGCCGAATGGGTGGCGGAACTCGCGGAACATTGCAGCCAGCGGTTCGTTCGGATCGCGCCGGCCGGGGCGGTCGCCGTGCCTCCGGTGTCGACGGAGTAA
- a CDS encoding HAD family hydrolase: protein MDFYPPENIHGILFDLDGTLLDIEMKAYIDGYIEGLARCFEDLTDPMVFAEVLISSAYALLNARSDQMTNEQLFLSMIARQLGIGIPQLRKRLQRFYREGLAALSHLVKPFPESRAIVQSCFDRGLKVALATNPVFPRPAIKARLRAAGLDDFAYHHISSYENSHCCKPHPEFFRDVLHRLSLPAAQVLMVGNDTAYDLPASRAGIPTFLVDTCLIDHDQRAAQATWRGGHDVLLQFIKSLQKRRND from the coding sequence ATGGACTTTTATCCTCCCGAAAACATACACGGCATCCTGTTCGATCTCGACGGCACGTTGCTGGATATTGAAATGAAAGCCTATATAGATGGCTATATCGAGGGCCTGGCGCGCTGTTTCGAAGACCTGACGGACCCCATGGTCTTTGCGGAAGTCCTGATAAGTTCGGCCTATGCGCTGCTGAACGCGCGCAGCGACCAAATGACCAACGAACAGCTTTTTTTGTCCATGATAGCCCGGCAGCTCGGCATCGGCATCCCCCAGTTGCGCAAACGCCTGCAGCGTTTTTACCGGGAGGGGCTCGCCGCCCTGTCTCATCTGGTAAAACCGTTCCCGGAATCCCGCGCCATCGTGCAAAGCTGCTTTGATCGCGGGTTGAAGGTCGCCCTCGCCACCAATCCGGTTTTTCCGCGGCCCGCCATCAAGGCCCGGCTGCGCGCCGCCGGGCTGGACGACTTTGCCTACCATCATATCAGCAGTTACGAAAACAGCCATTGCTGCAAACCGCATCCGGAATTTTTCCGCGACGTCCTCCACCGCCTGAGTCTGCCCGCCGCCCAGGTCCTCATGGTCGGCAACGATACCGCCTACGATTTGCCGGCCAGCCGGGCCGGTATTCCTACCTTTCTCGTCGACACCTGCCTGATCGATCATGATCAGCGGGCCGCACAGGCCACCTGGAGAGGCGGTCATGACGTGCTCCTGCAATTTATCAAGAGCCTGCAAAAACGCCGCAACGATTGA
- a CDS encoding helix-turn-helix domain-containing protein yields the protein MSDIREEVKDLQIGLKIRRLRQERRMTLQNLSEATGLSKPLLSQVENEQVIPPLATLLRIAKALKVGLHTFFQEEGSVEKCILVRAGEGGRQDAHSSRSRSRRRTPYEYQSLGYGKKQRSLEPFLIEFDVQPWRDELLVSHEGEEFLYILEGRLEFHYGAEIMTVGPGDSLYYDSNEPHGYVAVGTGPARAVAVIYSME from the coding sequence ATGTCGGATATACGCGAAGAAGTCAAGGATCTGCAGATCGGCCTCAAGATACGCCGCCTGCGACAGGAACGGCGCATGACCCTGCAGAACCTTTCGGAAGCCACGGGGCTTTCCAAGCCGTTGTTGTCCCAGGTGGAGAACGAACAGGTGATTCCGCCGCTGGCGACGCTGCTGCGCATCGCCAAGGCGCTCAAGGTAGGGCTGCATACCTTTTTCCAGGAGGAAGGCAGCGTTGAAAAGTGTATTCTGGTAAGGGCTGGCGAAGGTGGCCGGCAGGATGCGCACAGCAGTCGCAGCCGCAGCCGCAGGCGCACGCCCTACGAATACCAGTCTCTGGGTTACGGAAAGAAACAGCGCAGCCTTGAACCGTTTCTGATAGAATTCGACGTACAGCCCTGGCGGGACGAATTGCTGGTAAGCCACGAAGGCGAGGAATTCCTGTATATTCTCGAAGGGCGGCTGGAATTTCATTACGGCGCTGAGATCATGACCGTCGGGCCGGGCGATTCACTTTATTACGACTCCAACGAACCCCACGGCTATGTCGCTGTCGGCACCGGTCCCGCGCGGGCGGTGGCGGTCATTTATTCCATGGAGTAG
- the elbB gene encoding isoprenoid biosynthesis glyoxalase ElbB encodes MKRIGVMLSGSGVYDGSEIHEAVLALLAIERGGAEAVCMAPDMQQMHVINHFTGQVEAGQARAVLAESARIARGKVVDAATVSVEDIDALVIPGGYGAAKNLCDFAVKGADCTVHPEVRRLVRALVDRGKPVAGICIAPAVLAKALDGYAPQLTIGNDADTAAALEAMGARHVACPVDDIVVDEKNRLVTTPAYMLAENIAEAAAGIEKAVKQLLAMC; translated from the coding sequence ATGAAACGAATAGGCGTGATGCTTTCCGGCAGCGGCGTGTATGACGGCAGCGAGATTCACGAAGCGGTACTTGCCCTGCTGGCTATCGAACGTGGTGGCGCAGAGGCCGTCTGCATGGCCCCCGACATGCAGCAGATGCATGTCATCAACCATTTTACCGGCCAGGTCGAGGCGGGACAGGCACGAGCGGTGCTGGCCGAGTCGGCGCGCATTGCACGGGGCAAGGTCGTGGATGCCGCCACCGTTAGCGTGGAGGATATCGATGCACTGGTGATCCCCGGCGGTTATGGCGCAGCCAAGAACCTGTGCGATTTTGCCGTCAAGGGCGCCGACTGCACGGTGCATCCCGAGGTGCGGCGCCTGGTGCGGGCCCTGGTTGACAGGGGCAAACCGGTGGCGGGCATCTGCATCGCGCCGGCGGTTCTGGCCAAGGCGCTTGACGGGTATGCACCGCAACTGACCATAGGCAACGATGCGGACACCGCCGCCGCTCTCGAAGCCATGGGGGCGCGGCATGTGGCCTGTCCGGTCGATGATATCGTCGTGGACGAGAAAAACCGGCTTGTTACCACCCCGGCCTACATGCTGGCGGAGAATATCGCCGAAGCCGCGGCGGGGATCGAAAAGGCGGTCAAACAACTGCTGGCCATGTGCTGA